One region of Culex pipiens pallens isolate TS chromosome 2, TS_CPP_V2, whole genome shotgun sequence genomic DNA includes:
- the LOC120416634 gene encoding LIM domain kinase 1 isoform X4, translating into MMLSFGKSDLSCASCYNALEKDEYVSALGQEWHSDCFRCSVCDIHLSNWYVEKEGLLFCKDDYWAKYGESCQQCAQVISGPVMVAGDHKFHPECFCCDACKVFIGDGESYALVERSKLFCGQCYKRQLQHPVKALNQSTSSANSNGTEVTLKKTQHSIRLVEIPWSSARKDGIRLSVDEHPYGIPVHSVAGCKGVRISEIDLTSDLMSLHIGDKILEVNGTPVKDTPLENVEKLIQNSGKVLQLTIEHDPEAINRCELLSPASAESNYQLDGNCNSGVLRERSSSPNKLDKERIFKKKDEGYISGTSRKLQKRLKDVNCNNASNSLKEKERSSSMSKLLDEHHQHHSGEFYDLSRTKSFRVEQKAARIFRASDLVQGELLGKGFFGQVFKVTHRVTQEVMVLKELYRVDEEAQKNFLKEVAVLRSLSHHNVLRFIGVLYKDKKLHLVTEYIPGGSLKELIHDSGLPLSWKQRICFARDISCGMSYLHSMNIIHRDLNSLNCLVREDRTVIVADFGLARIIKQPFSTAFEKCSQNGGSGTLGRRGRPRRQRYTVVGNPYWMAPEMMRGNKYDEKVDIFSFGIMLCEIIGRVQADPDFLPRTSDFGLNQAVFKEKFCDQCPEPFYKIAFLCCDLNPDKRPSFELLEIWFERMVRQFAVGRTVPLDVAHEIEHFKGLKSNDSSKCTTPDGLATPPPIGVKPSLSCKRISENVEEKENCESVPEKGTDVVDCGKPPPPPSSAASKTTKDNVENNNITNSNSSSSSVNVSGFIIGGTEIPKSPHLGKDFSPNGDRIRDSIRARRRQRMILNRENQRKSLDSSSLVLKLSSADCGIVSADASVSEPTSLIQVDTSALKEPPSTEDILNSVRDTLEKDPDLTRRDDASPRTKRYGEKGYIIHLNNGNLTLNNVKDLEACSDFDSSCDTSLNYIDLNGGSANCSFQTPKSNEDSFSKPVEFRDVWSVPAVKVSAVQPEAPRPEHHKTTLEDLKTQLDLCRKDTLTQQSEKENVKSEKLDNLGKESKGNRMFSKINPLSTILSGKNSSSEKARAKSPNKSGKCTPKLYRVNDTPIFERRNVSSPVPPQLKRSDSGEQIRPPKFAYSDKAMFNSKQKISPTSDLKPQSSFDESSPPTSSSNNSYAISKLKASRNIFSDKNLPQVFVYRTKKTPTATDAICTSSSISSNSSCSTKSKPLVVVEKPPTYKKPPKAGGATSHTTSSSLLSISKNRTFRPVESSPRHSTSKSQPQQQQQQHLDKPVERYVALSSSLSSSGGSAGNSRTESPSPTCLGARARTPILSPESVRKLNARLLETRRQVPAENHVASSTRSRDGSHKVVVGAAVAAPLHDKKGSTTVVKSKRREFKAAAL; encoded by the exons ATGATGCTGAGCTTTG GTAAAAGCGACTTATCGTGCGCCAGTTGCTACAACGCGCTAGAAAAAGACGAGTATGTTTCAGCACTCGGACAGGAATGGCACTCTGATTGCTTCAG GTGTTCGGTCTGTGATATACATCTCTCGAATTGGTACGTCGAAAAGGAGGGTCTGCTGTTCTGCAAGGATGACTATTGGGCCAAGTATGGTGAAAGTTGTCAGCAGTGTGCCCAG GTAATTTCCGGCCCGGTTATGGTAGCTGGAGATCACAAGTTCCATCCGGAATGTTTTTGCTGTGATGCGTGCAAAGTTTTCATCGGAGACGGAGAGTCTTACGCGCTCGTTGAACGGTCGAAACTATTCTG CGGACAATGCTACAAGCGGCAGCTGCAGCATCCGGTGAAGGCGCTGAACCAATCCACGAGCAGTGCCAACTCCAACGGAACCGAGGTCACGCTGAAGAAAACGCAACACTCGATCCGACTAGTGGAGATCCCGTGGTCGAGCGCCCGCAAGGATGGCATCCGGCTGTCGGTGGACGAACATCCGTACGGCATTCCGGTCCACTCGGTTGCTGGATGCAAAGGAGTTCGAATCTCGGA AATCGATTTGACCTCCGACCTAATGTCCCTGCACATTGGCGATAAAATTCTGGAAGTGAACGGCACCCCGGTGAAAGATACCCCACTGGAAAACGTGGAAAAGTTGATTCAAAACTCGGGCAAAGTGCTGCAGCTGACGATCGAGCACGATCCGGAGGCGATCAACCGTTGTGAGTTGCTAAGTCCAGCGAGCGCCGAAAGCAACTACCAGCTGGATGGGAATTGCAACTCTGGAGTTTTACGGGAGCGATCTTCGTCCCCGAACAAGCTGGACAAGGAGCGGATATTCAAGAAGAAGGACGAAGGATACATCAGCGGAACGTCTCGCAAGCTGCAGAAGCGACTCAAGGATGTCAATTGTAACAATG CCTCAAACAGTCTCAAGGAGAAGGAGCGTAGCTCCAGCATGTCCAAGCTGCTGGACGAGCACCACCAGCATCACAGTGGAGAGTTCTACGATCTGTCGCGTACAAAATCGTTCCGCGTCGAGCAGAAAGCTGCTCGAATATTCCGCGCGTCCGATCTCGTCCAGGGAGAGCTACTCGGCAAAGGTTTCTTCGGTCAGGTGTTCAAGGTGACGCATCGCGTAACCCAGGAAGTGATGGTCCTGAAGGAGCTGTACCGGGTCGACGAAGAGGCCCAGAAAAACTTTCTCAAGGAGGTGGCGGTGCTGCGATCGCTGTCTCACCACAACGTCCTACGCTTCATTGGAGTGTTGTATAAAGACAAGAAGCTGCACCTGGTGACGGAGTATATTCCTGGGGGATCGCTCAAAGAGCTGATTCACGACTCTGGGCTGCCGCTGTCGTGGAAGCAGAGGATCTGCTTCGCGCGGGACATTTCCTGCGGTATGAGCTACTTGCATTCCATGAACATTATACACCGAGACCTGAACTCTCTGAACTGTCTGGTTCGCGAGGATAGAACAGTGATTGTGGCCGACTTTGGGTTGGCGCGGATCATCAAGCAACCTTTTAGTACGGCGTTTGAGAAGTGCTCCCAGAATGGTGGGAGTGGAACGCTGGGAAGACGAGGCCGGCCGAGAAGGCAGCGGTACACCGTCGTGGGCAATCCGTACTGGATGGCGCCGGAAATGATGCGTGGCAACAAGTACGACGAGAAGGTGGACATTTTCTCGTTCGGGATAATGCTGTGTGAGATAATTGGGCGAGTTCAAGCGGATCCGGACTTTTTGCCGAGGACTTCGGACTTTGGACTGAATCAGGCAGTGTTCAAGGAAAAGTTCTGCGATCAATGCCCGGAGCCGTTCTACAAGATTGCGTTTTTGTGCTGTGATTTGAACCCGGATAAAAG ACCCTCATTCGAGCTGCTGGAGATCTGGTTCGAGCGGATGGTCCGGCAGTTTGCCGTCGGAAGGACGGTCCCGCTGGACGTTGCCCACGagattgaacattttaaaggcCTAAAGAGCAACGACTCTAGCAAGTGTACGACCCCGGATGGGCTTGCAACGCCCCCGCCGATCGGCGTGAAACCCTCACTCAGTTGCAAGCGTATAAGTGAAAATGTGGAAGAAAAGGAAAACTGTGAATCTGTGCCGGAAAAGGGTACGGACGTGGTGGACTGTGGaaagccgccgccgccaccctcATCGGCGGCATCAAAGACAACGAAAGACAACGTGGAAAATAATAACATTACCAATAGCAATAGTTCTAGCAGTAGCGTAAACGTAAGTGGTTTCATCATTGGAGGAACGGAAATTCCCAAGTCGCCGCACTTGGGTAAGGACTTTTCGCCAAACGGCGATCGCATTAGAGATAGTATTAGGGCGCGAAGAAGACAAAGAATGATACTGAACCGGGAGAACCAGCGAAAGTCGCTGGATTCGAGCAGTTTAGTGTTGAAGCTGAGCAGTGCCGATTGTGGGATTGTGAGTGCGGACGCGAGTGTTTCGGAACCGACTAGTTTGATTCAGGTCGATACGAGTGCGTTGAAGGAACCACCTTCGACAGAGGACATTCTGAACTCGGTTAGGGATACGCTCGAGAAGGATCCGGACTTGACGAGGAGGGACGATGCTTCACCCAGGACTAAACGATACGGTGAGAAGGGTTACATTATACACTTGAACAATGGAAATTTGACTTTGAATAACGTGAAAGATCTGGAAGCTTGCTCAGACTTTGACTCGAGCTGTGATACCAGTTTGAACTATATTGATCTGAATGGAGGAAGTGCCAATTGCAGTTTTCAGACACCAAAGTCGAACGAGGACAGCTTTTCAAAGCCGGTTGAGTTTAGGGACGTGTGGTCGGTGCCAGCGGTGAAGGTTAGCGCAGTGCAACCGGAAGCACCCCGACCGGAACATCACAAAACTACTCTGGAGGACCTGAAAACGCAGCTAGACCTGTGTCGCAAAGATACGCTTACGCAACAGTCGGAGAAGGAAAATGTTAAGTCTGAAAAGTTGGACAACCTAGGTAAGGAGTCGAAGGGAAACCGAATGTTCAGCAAGATAAATCCGCTCTCAACAATATTAAGTGGGAAAAACAGCTCGTCAGAGAAAGCCCGAGCAAAGAGTCCCAACAAGAGTGGAAAATGTACACCAAAGTTGTATCGAGTTAACGATACTCCAATTTTTGAGCGACGCAACGTTAGCTCCCCAGTTCCTCCCCAGCTTAAGCGAAGTGATTCCGGGGAACAAATCCGACCTCCCAAATTCGCATACTCTGACAAAGCCATGTTCAACTCTAAGCAAAAAATCTCGCCAACTTCGGACCTGAAACCTCAGTCTAGCTTCGACGAAAGCTCTCCTCCAACTTCTTCTAGCAACAACAGCTATGCCATAAGTAAGCTCAAAGCATCTAGAAATATTTTCTCGGACAAGAATCTCCCGCAAGTGTTTGTCTACCGAACCAAAAAGACACCAACCGCAACGGATGCCATATGTACAAGTAGTAGTattagcagcaacagcagctgcTCCACCAAGTCCAAACCGTTAGTAGTAGTTGAGAAGCCGCCCACTTACAAAAAGCCACCGAAAGCTGGCGGTGCCACCAGCCACACCACTAGCAGTAGTCTACTTAGCATAAGCAAGAATCGTACTTTTCGACCGGTTGAAAGTTCTCCGCGACATTCAACTTCAAAGTCCCaaccccagcagcagcagcagcagcacctagACAAACCGGTTGAGCGATACGTGGCCTTATCGTCTTCGCTGAGTAGCAGCGGTGGCAGTGCTGGCAATTCCCGCACAGAATCTCCCTCGCCGACCTGTTTGGGGGCGCGAGCTCGGACGCCGATTCTTTCGCCGGAGAGTGTCCGAAAGTTGAACGCCCGGTTGTTGGAGACGCGTCGGCAAGTGCCTGCGGAGAACCACGTGGCAAGTTCGACGAGAAGTAGGGATGGGTCTCATAAAGTGGTGGTGGGAGCAGCAGTAGCAGCTCCGCTGCACGATAAGAAGGGTTCCACGACCGTGGTTAAGTCTAAAAGACGAGAATTTAAGGCAGCAGCTCTCTAA
- the LOC120416634 gene encoding LIM domain kinase 1 isoform X2, translated as MMLSFGKSDLSCASCYNALEKDEYVSALGQEWHSDCFRCSVCDIHLSNWYVEKEGLLFCKDDYWAKYGESCQQCAQVISGPVMVAGDHKFHPECFCCDACKVFIGDGESYALVERSKLFCGQCYKRQLQHPVKALNQSTSSANSNGTEVTLKKTQHSIRLVEIPWSSARKDGIRLSVDEHPYGIPVHSVAGCKGVRISEVFCTFYGQIGKYIFSCVSSALNACCGVLHCRIDLTSDLMSLHIGDKILEVNGTPVKDTPLENVEKLIQNSGKVLQLTIEHDPEAINRCELLSPASAESNYQLDGNCNSGVLRERSSSPNKLDKERIFKKKDEGYISGTSRKLQKRLKDVNCNNASNSLKEKERSSSMSKLLDEHHQHHSGEFYDLSRTKSFRVEQKAARIFRASDLVQGELLGKGFFGQVFKVTHRVTQEVMVLKELYRVDEEAQKNFLKEVAVLRSLSHHNVLRFIGVLYKDKKLHLVTEYIPGGSLKELIHDSGLPLSWKQRICFARDISCGMSYLHSMNIIHRDLNSLNCLVREDRTVIVADFGLARIIKQPFSTAFEKCSQNGGSGTLGRRGRPRRQRYTVVGNPYWMAPEMMRGNKYDEKVDIFSFGIMLCEIIGRVQADPDFLPRTSDFGLNQAVFKEKFCDQCPEPFYKIAFLCCDLNPDKRPSFELLEIWFERMVRQFAVGRTVPLDVAHEIEHFKGLKSNDSSKCTTPDGLATPPPIGVKPSLSCKRISENVEEKENCESVPEKGTDVVDCGKPPPPPSSAASKTTKDNVENNNITNSNSSSSSVNVSGFIIGGTEIPKSPHLGKDFSPNGDRIRDSIRARRRQRMILNRENQRKSLDSSSLVLKLSSADCGIVSADASVSEPTSLIQVDTSALKEPPSTEDILNSVRDTLEKDPDLTRRDDASPRTKRYGEKGYIIHLNNGNLTLNNVKDLEACSDFDSSCDTSLNYIDLNGGSANCSFQTPKSNEDSFSKPVEFRDVWSVPAVKVSAVQPEAPRPEHHKTTLEDLKTQLDLCRKDTLTQQSEKENVKSEKLDNLGKESKGNRMFSKINPLSTILSGKNSSSEKARAKSPNKSGKCTPKLYRVNDTPIFERRNVSSPVPPQLKRSDSGEQIRPPKFAYSDKAMFNSKQKISPTSDLKPQSSFDESSPPTSSSNNSYAISKLKASRNIFSDKNLPQVFVYRTKKTPTATDAICTSSSISSNSSCSTKSKPLVVVEKPPTYKKPPKAGGATSHTTSSSLLSISKNRTFRPVESSPRHSTSKSQPQQQQQQHLDKPVERYVALSSSLSSSGGSAGNSRTESPSPTCLGARARTPILSPESVRKLNARLLETRRQVPAENHVASSTRSRDGSHKVVVGAAVAAPLHDKKGSTTVVKSKRREFKAAAL; from the exons ATGATGCTGAGCTTTG GTAAAAGCGACTTATCGTGCGCCAGTTGCTACAACGCGCTAGAAAAAGACGAGTATGTTTCAGCACTCGGACAGGAATGGCACTCTGATTGCTTCAG GTGTTCGGTCTGTGATATACATCTCTCGAATTGGTACGTCGAAAAGGAGGGTCTGCTGTTCTGCAAGGATGACTATTGGGCCAAGTATGGTGAAAGTTGTCAGCAGTGTGCCCAG GTAATTTCCGGCCCGGTTATGGTAGCTGGAGATCACAAGTTCCATCCGGAATGTTTTTGCTGTGATGCGTGCAAAGTTTTCATCGGAGACGGAGAGTCTTACGCGCTCGTTGAACGGTCGAAACTATTCTG CGGACAATGCTACAAGCGGCAGCTGCAGCATCCGGTGAAGGCGCTGAACCAATCCACGAGCAGTGCCAACTCCAACGGAACCGAGGTCACGCTGAAGAAAACGCAACACTCGATCCGACTAGTGGAGATCCCGTGGTCGAGCGCCCGCAAGGATGGCATCCGGCTGTCGGTGGACGAACATCCGTACGGCATTCCGGTCCACTCGGTTGCTGGATGCAAAGGAGTTCGAATCTCGGA GGTATTCTGTACCTTCTACGGTCAGATTGGGAAGTACATATTCTCGTGTGTGTCTTCCGCCCTTAACGCTTGCTGTGGGGTGCTTCATTGTAG AATCGATTTGACCTCCGACCTAATGTCCCTGCACATTGGCGATAAAATTCTGGAAGTGAACGGCACCCCGGTGAAAGATACCCCACTGGAAAACGTGGAAAAGTTGATTCAAAACTCGGGCAAAGTGCTGCAGCTGACGATCGAGCACGATCCGGAGGCGATCAACCGTTGTGAGTTGCTAAGTCCAGCGAGCGCCGAAAGCAACTACCAGCTGGATGGGAATTGCAACTCTGGAGTTTTACGGGAGCGATCTTCGTCCCCGAACAAGCTGGACAAGGAGCGGATATTCAAGAAGAAGGACGAAGGATACATCAGCGGAACGTCTCGCAAGCTGCAGAAGCGACTCAAGGATGTCAATTGTAACAATG CCTCAAACAGTCTCAAGGAGAAGGAGCGTAGCTCCAGCATGTCCAAGCTGCTGGACGAGCACCACCAGCATCACAGTGGAGAGTTCTACGATCTGTCGCGTACAAAATCGTTCCGCGTCGAGCAGAAAGCTGCTCGAATATTCCGCGCGTCCGATCTCGTCCAGGGAGAGCTACTCGGCAAAGGTTTCTTCGGTCAGGTGTTCAAGGTGACGCATCGCGTAACCCAGGAAGTGATGGTCCTGAAGGAGCTGTACCGGGTCGACGAAGAGGCCCAGAAAAACTTTCTCAAGGAGGTGGCGGTGCTGCGATCGCTGTCTCACCACAACGTCCTACGCTTCATTGGAGTGTTGTATAAAGACAAGAAGCTGCACCTGGTGACGGAGTATATTCCTGGGGGATCGCTCAAAGAGCTGATTCACGACTCTGGGCTGCCGCTGTCGTGGAAGCAGAGGATCTGCTTCGCGCGGGACATTTCCTGCGGTATGAGCTACTTGCATTCCATGAACATTATACACCGAGACCTGAACTCTCTGAACTGTCTGGTTCGCGAGGATAGAACAGTGATTGTGGCCGACTTTGGGTTGGCGCGGATCATCAAGCAACCTTTTAGTACGGCGTTTGAGAAGTGCTCCCAGAATGGTGGGAGTGGAACGCTGGGAAGACGAGGCCGGCCGAGAAGGCAGCGGTACACCGTCGTGGGCAATCCGTACTGGATGGCGCCGGAAATGATGCGTGGCAACAAGTACGACGAGAAGGTGGACATTTTCTCGTTCGGGATAATGCTGTGTGAGATAATTGGGCGAGTTCAAGCGGATCCGGACTTTTTGCCGAGGACTTCGGACTTTGGACTGAATCAGGCAGTGTTCAAGGAAAAGTTCTGCGATCAATGCCCGGAGCCGTTCTACAAGATTGCGTTTTTGTGCTGTGATTTGAACCCGGATAAAAG ACCCTCATTCGAGCTGCTGGAGATCTGGTTCGAGCGGATGGTCCGGCAGTTTGCCGTCGGAAGGACGGTCCCGCTGGACGTTGCCCACGagattgaacattttaaaggcCTAAAGAGCAACGACTCTAGCAAGTGTACGACCCCGGATGGGCTTGCAACGCCCCCGCCGATCGGCGTGAAACCCTCACTCAGTTGCAAGCGTATAAGTGAAAATGTGGAAGAAAAGGAAAACTGTGAATCTGTGCCGGAAAAGGGTACGGACGTGGTGGACTGTGGaaagccgccgccgccaccctcATCGGCGGCATCAAAGACAACGAAAGACAACGTGGAAAATAATAACATTACCAATAGCAATAGTTCTAGCAGTAGCGTAAACGTAAGTGGTTTCATCATTGGAGGAACGGAAATTCCCAAGTCGCCGCACTTGGGTAAGGACTTTTCGCCAAACGGCGATCGCATTAGAGATAGTATTAGGGCGCGAAGAAGACAAAGAATGATACTGAACCGGGAGAACCAGCGAAAGTCGCTGGATTCGAGCAGTTTAGTGTTGAAGCTGAGCAGTGCCGATTGTGGGATTGTGAGTGCGGACGCGAGTGTTTCGGAACCGACTAGTTTGATTCAGGTCGATACGAGTGCGTTGAAGGAACCACCTTCGACAGAGGACATTCTGAACTCGGTTAGGGATACGCTCGAGAAGGATCCGGACTTGACGAGGAGGGACGATGCTTCACCCAGGACTAAACGATACGGTGAGAAGGGTTACATTATACACTTGAACAATGGAAATTTGACTTTGAATAACGTGAAAGATCTGGAAGCTTGCTCAGACTTTGACTCGAGCTGTGATACCAGTTTGAACTATATTGATCTGAATGGAGGAAGTGCCAATTGCAGTTTTCAGACACCAAAGTCGAACGAGGACAGCTTTTCAAAGCCGGTTGAGTTTAGGGACGTGTGGTCGGTGCCAGCGGTGAAGGTTAGCGCAGTGCAACCGGAAGCACCCCGACCGGAACATCACAAAACTACTCTGGAGGACCTGAAAACGCAGCTAGACCTGTGTCGCAAAGATACGCTTACGCAACAGTCGGAGAAGGAAAATGTTAAGTCTGAAAAGTTGGACAACCTAGGTAAGGAGTCGAAGGGAAACCGAATGTTCAGCAAGATAAATCCGCTCTCAACAATATTAAGTGGGAAAAACAGCTCGTCAGAGAAAGCCCGAGCAAAGAGTCCCAACAAGAGTGGAAAATGTACACCAAAGTTGTATCGAGTTAACGATACTCCAATTTTTGAGCGACGCAACGTTAGCTCCCCAGTTCCTCCCCAGCTTAAGCGAAGTGATTCCGGGGAACAAATCCGACCTCCCAAATTCGCATACTCTGACAAAGCCATGTTCAACTCTAAGCAAAAAATCTCGCCAACTTCGGACCTGAAACCTCAGTCTAGCTTCGACGAAAGCTCTCCTCCAACTTCTTCTAGCAACAACAGCTATGCCATAAGTAAGCTCAAAGCATCTAGAAATATTTTCTCGGACAAGAATCTCCCGCAAGTGTTTGTCTACCGAACCAAAAAGACACCAACCGCAACGGATGCCATATGTACAAGTAGTAGTattagcagcaacagcagctgcTCCACCAAGTCCAAACCGTTAGTAGTAGTTGAGAAGCCGCCCACTTACAAAAAGCCACCGAAAGCTGGCGGTGCCACCAGCCACACCACTAGCAGTAGTCTACTTAGCATAAGCAAGAATCGTACTTTTCGACCGGTTGAAAGTTCTCCGCGACATTCAACTTCAAAGTCCCaaccccagcagcagcagcagcagcacctagACAAACCGGTTGAGCGATACGTGGCCTTATCGTCTTCGCTGAGTAGCAGCGGTGGCAGTGCTGGCAATTCCCGCACAGAATCTCCCTCGCCGACCTGTTTGGGGGCGCGAGCTCGGACGCCGATTCTTTCGCCGGAGAGTGTCCGAAAGTTGAACGCCCGGTTGTTGGAGACGCGTCGGCAAGTGCCTGCGGAGAACCACGTGGCAAGTTCGACGAGAAGTAGGGATGGGTCTCATAAAGTGGTGGTGGGAGCAGCAGTAGCAGCTCCGCTGCACGATAAGAAGGGTTCCACGACCGTGGTTAAGTCTAAAAGACGAGAATTTAAGGCAGCAGCTCTCTAA